Proteins found in one Anopheles stephensi strain Indian unplaced genomic scaffold, UCI_ANSTEP_V1.0 ucontig281, whole genome shotgun sequence genomic segment:
- the LOC118516341 gene encoding uncharacterized protein LOC118516341, translating to MANKLITSQCIRFGAIAMVLCALLTITPCSARPAIEGDESTDGKIVNQSANINLPRSSILDNIFNIPIQTLKAVNDLVQSIAGNLQQAGSGTYFRARSTSNVRNINVNVDDEENETDEGKKKAEKN from the exons atggcCAACAAA CTTATCACCAGCCAGTGCATCCGATTCGGAGCCATCGCGATGGTGCTTTGTGCATTGCTCACCATCACACCCTGCAGCGCCCGTCCCGCCATCGAAGGGGACGAGTCG ACTGACGGTAAAATTGTCAATCAGAGTGCAAACATCAACCTGCCCCGGTCGAGCATACTGGACAACATATTCAAC ATCCCAATCCAAACGCTGAAGGCCGTTAACGATCTGGTGCAGAGCATTGCCGGAAATTTGCAGCAAGCCGGTTCCGGCACCTACTTCCGGGCACGGTCCACCAGCAACGTGCGCAACATAAACGTCAACGTGGACGACGAGGAGAACGAAACCGAcgaagggaagaagaaggctgAGAAGAACTAA
- the LOC118516349 gene encoding UPF0389 protein CG9231-like isoform X1: MNYLRTACEIARTSSGVSRSATLLRSRSTTTGRSLCSQVEQKPQQPKPSPTGSGSNGSTISTHTHSPNALEKRMLVFTKRYKSIEDVPNFVSQEKMERVRNQVRIKIANYMMIATAIGCIVMVISGKKAQERGESVAKMNLDWHKEYNEKARAEDEASVAAESKKK; the protein is encoded by the exons ATGAATTACTTACGCACAGCATGCGAAATTGCACGTACATCGTCTGGCGTTTCGCGATCGGCGACGCTGCTACGATCACgtagcaccaccaccggtcgATCGCTCTGTTCCCAGGTCGAGCAAAAGCCACAGCAACCGAAGCCTTCTCCCACAGGATCCGGCAGTAATGGTTCGACCatcagcacacacacccactcacCGAATGCGCTGGAGAAACGTATGCTGGTGTTTACCAAGCGGTACAAAAGCATCGAAGATGTTCCTAACTTTGTTAG CCAGGAAAAGATGGAGCGTGTTCGCAATCAGGTGCGCATCAAGATTGCCAACTACATGATGATTGCTACCGCGATCGGGTGCATCGTGATGGTGATTAGCGGCAAGAAGGCGCAGGAGCGCGGAGAATCCGTCGCCAAGATGAACCTCGACTGGCACAAGGAATACAACGAGAAGGCCCGTGCCGAGGACGAAGCATCGGTGGCAGCTGAGTCGAAGAAAAAATAA
- the LOC118516339 gene encoding uncharacterized protein LOC118516339 has translation MVDKIDPDKEQHAAEYGVLQGDLVFIRNNENLMQAIDQIQQTLANVTRENEHYANFTLEEKIRFDSLCAFCVNALFWMHEKLLGRPNTVMDDIKSDLDRVREAMKRLEMVHDNLTKRPQLDKPAAKRFIRAGLYDSNEQASDAPPTKKKREKKTEAE, from the exons ATGGTGGATAAAATTGATCCCGACAAGGAGCAGCACGCTGCGGAATATGGCGTACTGCAGGGCGACCTCGTGTTTATCCGCAACAACGAAAACCTCATGCAAGCCATTGACCAGATCCAGCAAACGCTGGCAAACGTGACCCGTGAAAACGAACATTACGCCAATTTTACGCTGGAAGAAaagattcgattcgattcgctGTGTGCGTTCTGTGTAAATGCTCTGTTCTGGATGCACGAGAAGCTGCTCGGTCGCCCAAACACGGTTATG GATGACATCAAATCGGATCTCGACCGTGTGCGGGAAGCGATGAAACGGTTAGAGATGGTACACGATAATCTAACCAAACGGCCACAGCTAGACAAGCCCGCTGCAAAACGATTCATCCGGGCCGGGCTCTATGATTCCAACGAGCAGGCGAGCGATGCACCACCGACCAAGAAGAAACGGGAGAAGAAAACGGAAGCAGAATGA
- the LOC118516343 gene encoding nucleolar protein 11-like: MAKLLAYYNLCPINNVDDFLGLSRDVDPGCVINTLGRNIILVVKLSNQRQIRSWTVLDRLSSKVVYDFRSERYVGVFGGKFIRCWSQDHNDINTVRKVKLYRSVLDLFSLPNGQTLLLYTDGSCESLESALETRKQSKANPTDGTGAVQNVNPKTHTIRDVQVLVLDNGTPLLTYFVRKEDDGSLELHYALLNPGDLKLQKGFEKIALQRIGDDIKLASSCIVDGSDGPSLLTIWSDSRIFNLQLSLGQSPKREEGVGNVIEMVQTLNVKQPLSMTCIGKDYVAFYANNKNQDGAILVLFNVQFKVFQAKQFFKVYFASSRFWVVESNILLAFGQMLAVVPFKISKKQLSDMIGSQQTFDLTHTVDDESINEECEFLDTYSFSESMTEKAKQGGVFGESDEKDEEDGDTGGKPSCPRLFSEFEFDEALREAYRESLPVDVVECDSLPEDMVQIKLFNNADYTLGPLILSEKFEIILEELERSGYSEVEISDRIVPVLVQGKLTVDLAKCLKRYSVISERTIVKALKYALSLPIPEHDEEQETEQETVEVPKKLEAELPNQDIIVEAQANHPSHRDLLNVVLSCSFNRKPMTQYIRKELDFSSVTVLMQHLEHLLLDPSATLTETLHNGDTFDSDEQTVSWIMVLLDSHYQQFILSTEDTLRAQLQRMLDIVHTHMECLHELQTLAPSLRRMIQRKTNKSARDPSQWYNVESITLY, translated from the exons ATGGCTAAATTACTCGCTTACTATAATCTGTGTCCGATTAATAATGTTGACGATTTCCTTGGCTTGTCGCGCGATGTTGATCCGGGTTGTGTTATCAACACGCTCGGTCGAAATATCATACTGGTCGTGAAG CTAAGCAATCAGAGACAGATCCGAAGCTGGACCGTGCTGGACCGTCTCAGCAGTAAGGTGGTGTACGATTTTCGATCCGAACGGTACGTCGGTGTTTTCGGAGGGAAATTTATACGGTGCTGGAGCCAAGATCACAACGATATCAACACGGTGAGGAAGGTGAAGCTGTATCGCTCCGTACTGGACCTGTTCTCGCTGCCAAACGGTCAAACGTTGTTGCTGTACACCGATGGAAGCTGCGAATCGCTCGAGAGTGCACTGGAAAcgcgaaaacaaagcaaagcgaATCCGACCGACGGTACAGGGGCGGTACAGAACGTGAATCCAAAAACGCACACAATCCGTGACGTGCAGGTACTGGTGCTGGACAATGGAACACCGCTGCTGACGTACTTTGTGCGGAAGGAGGACGATGGTTCGCTGGAGCTTCACTATGCGCTGCTAAATCCGGGCGATTTAAAGCTGCAGAAAGGGTTCGAAAAGATTGCACTGCAACGGATCGGTGATGATATCAAGCTCGCGAGCAGTTGCATCGTGGATGGCAGTGATGGACCCTCGCTGTTGACTATTT GGTCTGATAGTCGCATCTTCAACCTGCAGCTTTCCCTCGGCCAATCGCCCAAGCGCGAGGAAGGTGTGGGCAACGTTATCGAAATGGTACAAACGCTCAACGTGAAGCAACCACTTTCGATGACCTGCATCGGCAAGGACTACGTTGCGTTCTAtgcgaacaacaaaaaccaggaCGGTGCCATACTGGTCCTGTTCAACGTACAGTTCAAAGTGTTTCAGGCGAAACAGTTCTTCAAGGTGTACTTTGCGTCGTCTCGCTTTTGGGTGGTGGAAAGCAACATTCTGCTCGCGTTCGGCCAGATGCTTGCGGTGGTGCCGTTTAAGATAAGCAAGAAGCAACTTTCGGACATGATCGGGAGCCAGCAAACGTTCGACCTAACGCACACGGTCGACGACGAAAGCATTAACGAGGAGTGCGAGTTTCTGGACACATACTCGTTTAGCGAGTCAATGACCGAAAAGGCGAAGCAAGGTGGAGTGTTTGGCGAGAGTGACGAAAAGGACGAGGAAGACGGCGATACGGGTGGCAAGCCATCGTGCCCCCGGTTGTTCAGTGAATTCGAATTTGACGAAGCACTTCGTGAGGCTTACCGCGAATCGTTGCCGGTCGATGTGGTGGAGTGTGACTCGCTGCCGGAGGATATGGTACAGATAAAACTGTTCAACAATGCCGATTATACGCTGGGACCGTTGATTTTGAGCGAAAAGTTTGAAATTATTCTAGAAGAGCTGGAACGTAGCGGatactcggaggtggaaattAGTGACCGTATTGTGCCGGTGCTAGTGCAGGGAAAGCTTACCGTGGATCTAGCCAAGTGTCTCAAGCGCTACTCAGTCATCTCGGAACGGACGATCGTTAAAGCGCTTAAGTACGCACTGTCTCTACCCATTCCCGAGCACGACGAAGAACAGGAGACCGAGCAGGAAACGGTGGAGGTACCGAAAAAGCTTGAAGCGGAGCTACCCAATCAAGACATCATCGTAGAAGCGCAAGCCAACCACCCGTCCCATCGCGATCTACTAAATGTGGTGCTTTCGTGCAGTTTTAACCGTAAACCGATGACGCAGTACATCCGGAAGGAGCTAGATTTTAGCTCCGTGACGGTGCTGATGCAGCATCTAGAGCATCTACTGCTGGATCCATCGGCAACGCTTACCGAAACGCTTCACAACGGTGATACGTTCGATAGTGATGAGCAGACGGTCAGCTGGATCATGGTACTGCTCGACTCTCACTACCAACAGTTTATCCTCTCGACGGAGGACACGTTGCGCGCCCAGTTGCAACGGATGCTGGACATCGTCCATACACATATGGAATGTTTGCATGAGCTCCAAACGCTAGCTCCTTCCTTGCGCCGCATGATACAGCGTAAAACGAACAAATCGGCACGCGATCCTAGCCAGTGGTACAACGTTGAATCGATTACGCTATACTAG
- the LOC118516349 gene encoding UPF0389 protein CG9231-like isoform X2 gives MLHQHRHGALSFFYARRMNYLRTACEIARTSSGVSRSATLLRSRSTTTGRSLCSQVEQKPQQPKPSPTGSGSNGSTISTHTHSPNALEKRMLVFTKRYKSIEDVPNFVSQEKMERVRNQVRIKIANYMMIATAIGCIVMVISGKKAQERGESVAKMNLDWHKEYNEKARAEDEASVAAESKKK, from the exons ATGCTGCATCAGCACCGTCACGGAGCTCTTTCCTTTTTCTACGCACGTAGGATGAATTACTTACGCACAGCATGCGAAATTGCACGTACATCGTCTGGCGTTTCGCGATCGGCGACGCTGCTACGATCACgtagcaccaccaccggtcgATCGCTCTGTTCCCAGGTCGAGCAAAAGCCACAGCAACCGAAGCCTTCTCCCACAGGATCCGGCAGTAATGGTTCGACCatcagcacacacacccactcacCGAATGCGCTGGAGAAACGTATGCTGGTGTTTACCAAGCGGTACAAAAGCATCGAAGATGTTCCTAACTTTGTTAG CCAGGAAAAGATGGAGCGTGTTCGCAATCAGGTGCGCATCAAGATTGCCAACTACATGATGATTGCTACCGCGATCGGGTGCATCGTGATGGTGATTAGCGGCAAGAAGGCGCAGGAGCGCGGAGAATCCGTCGCCAAGATGAACCTCGACTGGCACAAGGAATACAACGAGAAGGCCCGTGCCGAGGACGAAGCATCGGTGGCAGCTGAGTCGAAGAAAAAATAA